Within the Pseudonocardia alni genome, the region GCCAGCAGTGACGGGACCAGCTCCATCAGCTGGTCGTAGCCGGCGACGATGGTCGGCACGGACACCGATACCGCCGCGACGGCGGTTCCGGCCGGTCCGCGGACCGGCGCCCCGATGCAGTTGATCGAGGCCTCGTTCTCCTCGCGGTCCTGGGCCCAGCCCTGCTCGCGCACCCGGGCGAGCTCGGCCAGGTAGGCGTCGCGGTCGGTGATCGTGTGCGGGGTGCGGGCGGGGAAGTCGACGTCGTCGAGCACCCGGTTCCGCTCCGCCGCGGGCAGGTCGGCGAGCAGCACCTTCCCGGCGGCGGTGGAGTGCACGGGTCCGCGCAGCCCGACCCGCGACGCCATGCGCACGTTGTCGAGCGACTCCAGCTTGTCGATGTAGACGATCTCGCCGTCGTCGCGC harbors:
- a CDS encoding IclR family transcriptional regulator; translated protein: MSTSLTKALRILVVLGEGPASLDELATALEVHKTTVLRLLRTLADEHFVHRDDHHRYRLGSRLFELSSRGLDQREVRTVAAPHLHAFNRAHGHTVHLSERDDGEIVYIDKLESLDNVRMASRVGLRGPVHSTAAGKVLLADLPAAERNRVLDDVDFPARTPHTITDRDAYLAELARVREQGWAQDREENEASINCIGAPVRGPAGTAVAAVSVSVPTIVAGYDQLMELVPSLLAVTGTISRDLGWRPTREDPPA